A segment of the Scophthalmus maximus strain ysfricsl-2021 chromosome 11, ASM2237912v1, whole genome shotgun sequence genome:
GCTTCAGCCCCAGCAGACTGGTCAGGTAGGCCAGGTGCTGCGCTGCAGAGCCGTAGCCAATGAGGGCGGGCCCCCAGCACAGCGGCGAGCTCAGCTCATACAGCACGTACAGCTCCCTGCTGCCGAAATGTACAGTCACCACCAGAAAGAAGCACAGCGTGTATAGCCACAGCTTGCTCCTGTGAAATCTCCCACCagcctcgctgctgctgcctcccgTCGAGTAGAGCTGCCAGACAGCCTTGTAGTGGCGAGTGGTGAGGAGCTTCGCACCAGGGTCTGGCAGGACAGACTCGCGGACAAACAGGTAGGCGTACATAGCTGCGGCCAAGTTGGTGGCCAAGACCAGCCAGAATGGATTGATGTACCTAAAACACAGGCAGAAACATGTGAGGGTAATGTTAAAGGTAAAGAGTTTGAGTCTGAGCAAACTGCACTGGAGTGACACGTCTGTAGGATTCTGTTTCCTACCCTTGCGCCCGCCGCCACTGCCCTCCAATGATGCTGGCCAGCATCCCTGACAGACCCAGACAGGCCTCCAGCACTGCCACCCGGAAGGTGCGCGACCTTCTGTCACTGGTGTCGGCCACGTACGCGAAGCACCCGGCCAGGATGGCGTTGAAATCCCCCGAAAGGCCGCTCAGCATTCTGCCCAGCAGGAAGTAGACCACGGGCAGCTTCAGGTACATCACCACCAGGTAAACCACCGCCTGCAGCGCCAGGCCAAAGTTGGGGAGGATGAGGACCGGCCTCCGACCGGCGCGGTCGCTCCACGAGCCCAGGAAAGGCACCACCAGCAGGCCTACGGAGAAGCCTGCCAGACTGATGTACAGGTTCCAGTGGGCTGTCAAAGTTTCCACCtcctgacacacaaaaacatgagcAACAGTGTGGGGATGAAGTTAATCGCCATATTTTTCATCAGGGAGAAGGATTGTTGAAAAACACACTGCTTTTCCTCATTCAGAGGTTTAAGAAAATACACTATAgttaatatttataatttataattaattGATTCTGGACGACATtaacacagaaatgtgaaacCTTTTATCTTACtcgtgaaaaataaaattgttaaagTTTGGGAAGAACTTAGAAAACCTTGCTTTATGAATGTGAAAGATTACTCATGCAAGTCAGTGGTTTGTTATCACATTGACATTTGGTGGTAATATCTTTGGGCATAATTGTTACAGAACGATCAGAGTTATTGCAAACAAAATGTTCCCAGACGGAGGAGAGTGACGTGATCATCGCGCATCACCACACCACCACGCAACCCCGACAGAGGCGCAGGACCGTCACCTTCTGCAGGGGGTCGGGGCTCGCGGAGCTGTTGCCGCACTCCGACCTCTTGGAGCCGTTGTAGCCGAGGTCCTCGCTGATGCGGTCCCACAGGTACTGAGTGGACAGGGGCGCCTGCAGGGccagagagaacatggagaggaacaaCACCGGCTCCACGGACACCGGCAGCGGGCAAGCCAGCGGCGGGGGTCGCGCGGAGCAGccggtggtgttggtggtggtggtcggtGCGTCATCCTCGTCTCTGTGGCCGCACGAGCTCGACGGTCGGTCCTCCGCCGACGTCGCGTCGAGGACGTCGCCGGGAAGAATCGCTGCGGTGTCCGACTCGTCCATGTCAACATGAAGTGTGTTAACTTGTCGGACCTGGTCTTCACAACATTAACCCGCTCGTTGGTCTTTCCCCTCCCTGCAGCGGTGTAGCCCGTGTTGCTACCTAGCTACCcatgctaacgctagcttgTTTACGCGGAcggtgtttttgtgtttggttaaaataaaaggagctggggggggggggggggggggggggacttgaaACAGCTCAGCCAATCTGAGGAAGCGACACTGGAGCGACACCACCTGGACGAAGAGGTGAACtacacttcacttcacttcaactACAGTCCTATACATGACTGTGCAGACGTGGCAAAACGTGTGAATACCCTTAGATGTCACTAATACAAAGCTCATTTGCCCTCACTAAAACAAGCTCAaagctttattttcttttctattaatCTTTTAATTACCAGGAAGGTTCCATTAAGGTACACTATGTATAAACCAGAGGGGGAACCCTTCATAGAAGGcccaacatatcagcattttaaatgtcacctttaacatatttcaattaataacAATCATCTCTTTTAATTCTAatttttgtctgattttcaATCAAGTTTGCCTCAGAACTGTCAGTGTAAGTGACCTAAAACCATGAAAATAGAGTTATCTaatcagatttagttgttgttgttgtctctagGCAGAAAAAAGGTTAGAGCTCTCTCACTCATTGGCTCACTTATTCCAGGCATGTGGTGCATGAAAGCAAATGGCTGATTTATCCTGCTCTGCTCAGGTAGTTCAGGGAGATATATTCTCAGACTGAaagttgttaaaataaaaagaaaagaaaaactcttctGTCATGCACACCTGCgtgcctttttaaaattgtattattttttaaaatcatatgtTTGAAACATTGAAAATCCCAGCAAACAGCATCATGtagtttatataaaaaaggCTTTGGAATAATAAAGAATAGATAATGTCAATTACCTTTGTCAACTTATTTCAGTCATTAAAAATGTCAGAGCATCTCCAGACTTCATGGCCTGGCACTTGTGCACAAAGggataaaaaatgtatttttattgtttcatttgatgGAGACAGTGTTGCTCATtgatcaacatcaacaacaaaacaaaacacactttcaggggaagaagcagaacaaaaaacttACTTCCCCTCACTATCTATAGCAGATACAGACTCAGGCAAATTTGCTCTATTcataatttctatattttttcaaagaaaaaaggaaagggagatggCTCTCTAATTGCCTTATACACGCAAAACACACCCATTTAGGTGACTAAGTAAAAGCtttctaaattattttttttaaatagagtcTCTATTAAGTGCAACGTGTAAAGCACAAGGTGTGTCCAAATCCACATTTGAAAAGTTTAATGGTGGAAAACAAGGTTGTTGCTCCAGGTGCATGGCTTTAAAAAGGCTGTACATAGTCCCTTAGCTAATTATTGGTGAATTAATCATGGGTATGTTTTGCAATAACATGCCTTCCCCCATTCCCATTAAAACCCTGGTGagctacatatatatatatatatatatatatataaataaaaatatataatactgTCTTGAtaatgtgtgcttttttttgggTCACTTGCTGATCAATGTCTGCGGCCTGCAATTGGCTACacctcattttaaaatcaacacaCCTCACCATCTGTAATCTCAcccaagaaaacacaaatttatttGACATTCAAAGACTTttgtaatattgtttttgtacGTCCCctgaaaccttttttctttctttcaaaattgatattttttgaCATAAAGACGATTATCTACAATTGTAACAATGTGTGACAAAATTGAAATtacaaatgtcactttttttatcATACCAACTGAAAGTATTTTCCCTGAGCAGTAACTGTTATGGACTTTCGCCTCTCTCCGGCAATTCTATTCTCATCTGTTCactttacacatacacacagaaggAGCGGGATCTGGTTTATCTACATTTCAGCCACTGTGGGAGACGTTTCATTGGAACCACATCATTGTTATTCCTGAGTCACACCCACATGAGTTATGTACAAGGTCTTTAACTCTGTTATCTAGAGGAACTTTAATTTTTGCCCTTTTCCTGCCACTCCTGCAAGACAAGGACAACAACACACCTGTCACTTTGTAGATCCTATTCAGGCATATCCAGGGcatatgttttgatttggtttaTTTCTTAGAGTTTAACATTTTAAGGAATCTGTTCTACTTGAGTCAATGCATCTTGGaatggaatagaatagaatagaataaactttattgtcattacactgGGTATAATGACATTTTGCATGGCTTCTCTCATACAGgaaaagaaattagaaataaaagGTGTAACAGACAAATGGAAGCAGTCGTGAAGAAATAGAGCAAAGTGTTGCTTGTGCAAGCATAaagtttaataaaaataaaaggcactggttaaattaagttaaatatatatttacacatttacagagTATTTACATGTAGGTAGAATGTTATGGGTAGTGTCACAGAGTTACAGTGTTAGGgggtgaggatgtgtgtgtgtgtgtgtgtgtgtgtgtgtgtgtgtgtctgtgtcaaagtCTTGCTCACTTTGCCAATTAGTGATTAAGTATTATTaataaagtattattattaaggTATTGTATGGCCTTAATCTCCCATTACTACATGAAACTGTCATCATGTGAATGTCTTTGAGTAGATGTGTGTCTTGAcaatcaatgttttttattaagcCTTTAGAGCTGACGCAGACAAAGCGGCTGTCACATTTTACAGTCGAGatataaaagatatttttttccccctgtggaTTATTGATCccagtttcttcctcttccaaacacatggaaacacaccCCCAACATTCAGGCCCCTAACTCTAAAGttaatctttaatctttttCCAGTATATAAACAGACGTCGTATGCAGCTGTCTTTTACATGAAACGTTGGTGTCACTAATTACTATTTCTCTTTGACTCTTCGATACTTTGGATGTGCGTCACACCTTGTGGATCATGGCTGGATTTCTAACGTCGCTGTGGCGGTACAGGAATTACATCGTGATAGTCCTGACACCTCTTCTGCTTCTGCCTCTGCCACTGATTGTCCAGTCTTCAGTAAGAACACgaaacatatatatgtgtatttttctgaaatgtctCTGATTGCATGATGTAGTCCGAAGCTATACAATATATTAAGCTTTGACTATGAAACTTTCAGCCCTCAAATGTTCCTGAACATGTAGGTgtcacaatttaaaataatgtacTCTGTGCAATTAAAGTCAGCATGcatattttctctgtttaattTGCTTCAGGTTCAGGTTACTTTATTAATACTCGTAGGTagatttgttttgcagtttatAAGAGTTTAAGCGAGCAGGCATCCATCTCTTCACATGGGTTGGCAGATATTTCTTTGGGTAAGATGCATCTGAGCTGCTAAAAAAGTGAGAGAGCTGCAAGATTTCCTTCCACATGGCATCCCCACGTCAATCCCACTGCACATGTAGGTTATGGGGGTCTCTCTGGTAGCTGATCAGACTGACTCAAACTCTATTTCAGGAATTTCCCTCCATTTACAACATGGAAAGAACATCAAAGAACAGACCTGACGAATAGACCTGTAAAGATGCATTATCATATCTAATCTTTGATCTTTGGCCAAAGGTTTTCTGATTACAGAAGGTTTTATGAACTAGCTCAAGCACAGTGCTCGTTAATGACCGAAACAAGATACCACAGATGCCTGGCAAAGCATCAGTCATCTCCAGATCCAATACAAACAGCGACACAAGGAGTGAAGTCTCTTGGTACTGGAGATTCTCCCCTATGGGCCAGAGAATCCATACACCTACATGCTGCCCTACATTCTCAACAACTTGGGAAAACCTCTAATAAGATTATTATGCTCAACAGATGAtattaaacatacattttcattgCATGAGACAGCCACACATTGCTACACATTGCttgaaatacacatttacaaaactaAATATCAACCTTTTCATCAGTACTGGTAATATTTATGTGTATTGCACTaaggatacacacacaaatcataaGGTGCATTCACATAGATTTTGGCAACGTATACTTTCTGCAACAATAGTGTTAAAGCTTGAGGTAGTCAAGTGCCCTGACTGTACATGTAATAAAACTCAGTTATAAAAAGTTCTCATGATGAGGAAAGAGCTAGGAGAGATTAGATGATATTGGAGTGAGGTGTTGAATAGGGTACATACAGATTCCTTTTTATCGAGATGTGTTTAGAAGTTAATGAGCCAAATAGGGGCTGATTCTTAGCGCAGAAATGAAAGCGATTTAAAGTGTCATTTGGCCACtgaagagaaaggagggagaagagttGAGGCTAATCAGGAAAGGGGAATATTTTGTGAGCAGACAGGTGACTCCTTAACAACACCGCACCTAGAGAGCAGTGAAGCGtgagagggagggtggagacAAAAACTGGAGACACCAGCaaattgaataaaacatgaatctATGGTGAGGATGATTATTACAGCATATTATTACGTTATTTTACATCGTACatacaatacaaaacacaaatacatgcatTTTGATGGGGATATTATCTCTTGGGATATTTTTGAATCAAATAAAGAATCTATTTCCGCCCtttcttgtgttttcctgaATTAATTTCCCAAATCCACAAAGTATATTTCAATAAAGTATCCATCAGTACTGTATCCAAATCTGCAACCAATTTTGTGAGACcactgcaacaaaaataaagaggTAAGCTTTTATAATCAAAAAGGATCAAAGACATCCGTCTGAAAGTATATTTATTGCTTTACACTGTCTTTTCAGGCTGTAACATGTCCAGGAAAGGCCTTTGTCAGTGACCCTTTGTACCATGTAATCTTTGACCACGATGAACTGAAAACTGGGGTCATGTTTCAGGGCTTAGTCAGTCCCAGTAATCAAAAATCAAAGGCCACATTCTCTATCTTTTCTGCTGGaatttttcttcagaaaatgtAGCCCTTTCAAGTTATAAAAGCATTTAATTCACATGATTACTGACGTTATAAGAGAATATTAAACCAGGCTGACTGAGCTAGAGTAGGTTAGCTGAGGTTAGGATGTCTCTGGCCTGTTCTCTTCCAGGCTTTGATGTGGGTTTCTCTATTTCATGTCGACATTAAAGTTGTCCACCAGAACATTTGTAGTGATGTGTGTCTGCATGAATCGTGGTGATTAACACAGTCTTTGTTTGTCATTACAGGAAGCAAAATGTGCCTTTGCCATAATTCTCATGGCGCTGTTCTGGTGTACAGAGTGTATACCCCTGGCTGTGACCGCCCTGCTGCCTGTCATTCTGTTCCCCATGATGGGCATCATGGAGGCAAGCGAGGTAACTCCAACTCTTTAATGTTATTTACCAACTTTGATTTACTGTTTCTTAGAATGAATTTGACCTTTGAGTCTTGTGATTCCTTTCAAGAGTCGGATTTACATGCCAACGTGAGCGTGCtcagattttctttctgtcttctttttctcacccAGGTTTGTATTCAGTACCTGAAAGACTCCAACATGCTCTTTATTGGTGGGCTGCTGGTGGCCATCGCTGTCGAACACTGGAACCTGCACAAGAGGATCGCCCTTCAAGTTCTGCTCATTGTAGGAGTGAAGCCATCCCTGTAAGAGactacatatatacatatacatatacatatacttCAATCAGGAGAtacaagtgaatgaagaaattatgttttattacgAATATATCAGAAggatatgtgatgacaaagtatTGATGAGTCTTTGGTGCTTAGACTCCATGGGTTAGATATTGTAGTtgtcttcctgactgaacttagGCTCGAgcaacatatatacatatatttgattagattttttttatttatcttgaatcatcaacaacaaagaaacaacattttgataaaaatacaaagataaaacagaaaGATAAATCTCTCAGATtccatcaaagaacaaaacaaggatgctTTGAGAAGGAGCAGGCAGTAGCAAAATTATTATATAGTCCTGCcccaactttacaatatcattttaatacagaaaaaaacaaatatatgtatatatactacATGTATATTATACTGCATACAAAAATGCAGGTAATACAACAGCAtacaacaatacaatacagaGCTGCAGGTCATACAACGACATACAGTACTGTAACTAAATTGCAAAAGACCAATTTCTGTATTGttcaaatactgtatatatatatatatgcacatactgtacacacatatacatatacatatatgtactgcagctacaaaatataaaagtatgAGAATGTTTGTATCATCTGAGCTCACTTATCTGTTGCTGACAGGATTTGTCAGATCCGGATGTTTTGAATGTCCATGTACTTTTTGGTGAATGCACTCATATTGTTGGTCACTCAAGTCCCTTCAACTTTCACCTCCACAGTCTGATGATTGGTTTCATGAGCACCACAGCCTTCCTGTCCATGTGGATCAGTAACACGGCCTCCACAGCCATGATGCTGCCCATTGCCAACgctgtgctgcagcagctgtgtgaaacCGAGGCCAACGCTGAAGAGAGGGAATCATCTGCAAATGACGGTCAGGAGAATCAGGCCTTTGAGATGGGTGACTACAAGGAAAGCAATGGCAAGGAGCTCAAACCTAAggacaacaacatcaacatgggtgtgtgtttgagtgtgacaCTCTCTATCTTTTTAAACCttacgttttttctttttaaagagaacactttgtttttttaaattgttgtccTAATGTTGTTTTGCAGATATTGAAACCAAAGACACAAAGGAAATCATAGACAATAATGTTAATTCAAGTAAGTTTTTCTAACTTTGTCTTTAACGTAAGACTCTGGtttggataataataataatacattcttaaaaaaaatacagaaacactcGAAGATTTAGTGCAACAGCACAGGCTAAATGCATTACTTTCAGTGGTTTAAATATGATAGTGTCGTCTCTGTTTGCACAATTTTTATTCTTCAAAGAATCACTAGTGATTGGTTTTGTTTCCCATaatgtcagcaaaaaaataGCTGCTATCTCTGTAAAGTAATGTTAAATTAAACTTTAACAGAGCTCCAGTAGCAACTTTGTCTTTagtaaattaaacattaacagACACTAGTAAATCCTGGATGACCAAGCAGTAAATGTATGTTTACATAGAGTACAAGACACAATTGGGTATTTCCTATAATGAAGGTCTCGGCTCTGTCCCCCCAGTGGTTTGTGAGAGGAGTCCAGATGCCGAGCAACGAAGaataaagagggagaagaagtaCCTGAAGCTGACGAAAGGCATGAGCCTCAGTGTTTGTTACGCTGCCAGCATCGGAGGAACGGCCACCCTCACTGGAACTACACCCAATGTCATCATGAAGGGCCAGATCGATGAGTACGACCCGCacatatgaaaataaacactttcTCATATCTTCTATCGATTtcgggtttttttctgtgatttttttttgtgttttgtgtttttttttcaatttgtattttttatcaacagaCTCTTCCCAGATAATGGAGGAATAATCAACTTTGCAAGTTGGTTCGGCTTCTCATTCCCCAACATGCTGCTCATGCTCGTTCTCTCTTGGTTgtggctgcagtttgtgtttttgggctTCGAGTAAGTTTTGCCAATTTGAGTCGATCTCTGTTTCTGAGATTCTATCACAAACAAAGCGTCGGcaatatgaaaacatgtttttgtccacacTGTGTTGTTCCAGCTTCAGAAAGTCCTTTGGATGCGGCACAAAGAAAAGTGGAGACGGGGAGGCCTACCAGGTAATCAAAGATGAGTACAAAAAGCTGGGCAAGATGAGCTTCGCTGAGGGCTGTGTGCTGACTAACTTCACGCTGCTGGTTCTTCTGTGGTTTACAAGGGAGCCTGGGTTCATACCCGGCTGGGCCACTGTGCTCTTCAACAAAGACAAGCCGTGAGTACAATGGACGTCTGGTACACAGCTTCagtgaaaaaaagtgaatagCCGAATCCTAACCAGGGAAATCTGTGGGGTCAACTGctaaaaatgtatcaatgaataaatattgaTCTCCATGATGCAGAGTATTAGCCGGCCTGTTTTATGTTTGAGTGCAGATCCATTGTCAGGTGTTtgatttgataataataaaatcaaaagtaCATCAGTATTAAATCAGTGTTTTAAATCTGGTTTCTCAACAGGTATGTCACCGATGGCACTGTGGCCATACTAATGTCGACACTCTTCTTCTGCATCCCATCCAATTTTCCCCGATGCTGCGGGAGGTCAAGGGATGGTAGGTCAGCGTACAAGTTATCAATGATATCAACTCAACTCATGTGCTTTATTTATAAGTAAGATTCTATGTGATCGAGCAAAAAGGCAGGAGCTTAATCTTTTATCAGCTTTGCCGTGTATGTGAGTGTCTGGAAAAATACAATGAGAGGAGTTCATTCACTGTTGCGTCACATGTTCAGTCTGTAACATGAAGATATAAGTGCAGTTTTATTACCATATCTGTCCACTCAAAGTTACAGTCAATAACTTTTACTGCCAGTGACAGCTCATCTTGCTGATTCAGGGCTCTCAAATAAATGTTATCCTAACTCGCTCCTGAGTTGTATCCTGATATCTTCAAGGTCAAGCCTGTACAACtgcacatgctgtgcttctccTTCCACAAACTACTTCTGTATcgatgatattttttttttctctgtaactTGAGCTTAGcgtgtcctcctcctgtgtatCAGCAAAAGGCCTACTTCTTGCTACTTCTTGAAGTGTAAAAGCAGTGCTTTGTATACAGAGAGTGATTGACACACACTTAGTTTAAAAGGTGTGTTTCAGACTTTGAGGTGCCAAAGTCAATTACTCAActtggaaaagagaaaaaaaaatggtttaaaagTATGAATCCAGTTACAGCAACACTTTTGTTATGATTATTTTGATGGCTTACCACTTCATCATCTTTCTTATCTTCCCAGGGTGCCTTTATAGTCACCGCATCTATCTGCAGACAATAAAAGTTATGCTTTTCTATAATAAGGTtcaataaatcataatttatgATGTCCTTACCAATAGCTGATAGTAAACAGCTTATTTATCTCCCTGTGCTAATAGGGGCGCCTGCTGAAGCCCCAACACCTCTGCTTACTTGGGACATCGTCCATGAAAAGATGCCTTGGAACATCCTCTTACTTCTAGGAGGAGGTTTTGCATTGGCCCACGGAAGCGAGGTAATGCAGTTGATCAAGTGCTcatttttctgaagataatCCTTTCTATAAATGTTTGgatctgatgtgtgtgtttatccaccctggaaaaaagaaatctggacTTTCTGTGTGGCTGGGGGAATCTCTAATACCACTGCAGAGCATCCCTCCCTTTGCCATCTCAATCCTGCTGTGTCTGCTGGTGGCCATGTTCACCGAATGTTCCAGCAACACCGCCACCACCACGCTCTTTCTGCCAATACTGGCCTCTATGGTGAGACAGATAACAACTCAGGCTTTAATTATTACACAAACAGCTAGTGCATACCGTTGTACCATGTCACCAGTACAGTTTTTACGAAATCGTTTCTTGGACAAGCACGACTGAAAATATAACCGAAGACACACATCATTACTTAAATCAAATCCTGTTTGGTTGAGAGATATTTTTACAATTATGACTGTTCTTGATAGGGGCAATAATCATCACATGCTTTACCCTTTCTCAGCAAAAATCTTTATTGTAAGTTTGCAAAAGCTTTTCAAGGGCATTACATCATAactatttttgtgttgtttcaacTTGATCACATGTTAGATATGAATTCTATTTAATCAGGAAAGTCCCATTGAGATAGAGTTTCTCTTGTACCAGGGAGACCTGGTCAAGgtggacaggaaatgaattaaAAGTTTCACATATAAATACAAGCAGGGACAGatgacacaaaaatgttttaatttatttagaaaaatataaagcaCATGCTTAAAGCAGTGACActgttatatttaaaatattgataccTTCCAAATTTTCATCTGTGTGAGTGTTCTATTTTCCAGGCAACTGCCATTAAGATACACCCGCTGTACGTGATGTTTCCATGCACCATCTCCGCCTCGCTGGCTTTCATGCTGCCCGTGGCCACTCCACCCAACGCCATCGCCTTCTCCTATGGCAACCTTAAAGTTATGGACATGGTAAGACCTTTCAGAACACATTGAAAATCTGTGTGTGCTGACATACACGCACTGTTTTGGATAAAGGCTCATATCCAATTTCTAGATAAGCAGCTTATATTAATCCTTATATctcatcattattatatatttgtatacagACATTATTCTGAATATTACCATGGAAAAAAAGCTTGGGCCGGCGAATGCGATGTATGTGTGGCTCAGTAGCTCGAGGGAATGGCATTAATATTATCCGATCATTATAAGACCAGTTCTGATTGTGTTGACAAAACACTGGCCAGGGGTCCAAATATAATGTTTCTTTGTCTTGCACTATTTTCTTCGTTGTTCCAGGCCAAGACTGGATTCATCCTGAACTTTGTTGGTGTCTTAACTGTCAACATTGCCATCAACACGTGGGGTGTGCCGATGTTCCAGCTGGATACCTTCCCCAGTTGGGCTAATGTCACCAAAGCTCCTTGAAAATGAACTCAGGGAAATGGAAGCGTTTGAGAAAAAGGCTGGAGAGATGAACAATATCTGCTAATTTATCAGGATCCCACTAATGGAAGACTGGGTCTGAGAAAACTCCCCTGTATGTTCCGGAAAGAGTAGCTGGGGAATACTGGCCCTTGAAGGCTGATACTGATTCTATCCTCAGAAACCATCTGGAAACGATGGAGCAGCTTTTGTTAACTGAATTGAGTTCAGTTGATTTATATAAATCATCATCTGGACTGTCAACAGAACAGATCAAAAGGTTAATGTAATTTATATCCAGGACTGACTTTCTGTGTTTCACCTATGAAGAcatgatatttaaaaacaaatgttcttgCATAAAAACAAGGAGATTgctgcaaaaaatatgaattgtggCAAAGTTTGATATTGTGGGTTAATTGCACCTGTAATAAAAGTGTTACACTCACCTAATATAATAAACTTaggtttaacaaaaaaacaacattattgatttacatttttttaacatttgcaaACAAATAATGGTATCACTGTTATTGAACATAACTCATccagcctatatatatatatatatatatatatttgatgttCCTCAATGAAAAGAA
Coding sequences within it:
- the LOC118299046 gene encoding solute carrier family 13 member 2-like; the protein is MAGFLTSLWRYRNYIVIVLTPLLLLPLPLIVQSSEAKCAFAIILMALFWCTECIPLAVTALLPVILFPMMGIMEASEVCIQYLKDSNMLFIGGLLVAIAVEHWNLHKRIALQVLLIVGVKPSLLMIGFMSTTAFLSMWISNTASTAMMLPIANAVLQQLCETEANAEERESSANDGQENQAFEMGDYKESNGKELKPKDNNINMDIETKDTKEIIDNNVNSMVCERSPDAEQRRIKREKKYLKLTKGMSLSVCYAASIGGTATLTGTTPNVIMKGQIDELFPDNGGIINFASWFGFSFPNMLLMLVLSWLWLQFVFLGFDFRKSFGCGTKKSGDGEAYQVIKDEYKKLGKMSFAEGCVLTNFTLLVLLWFTREPGFIPGWATVLFNKDKPYVTDGTVAILMSTLFFCIPSNFPRCCGRSRDGAPAEAPTPLLTWDIVHEKMPWNILLLLGGGFALAHGSEKSGLSVWLGESLIPLQSIPPFAISILLCLLVAMFTECSSNTATTTLFLPILASMATAIKIHPLYVMFPCTISASLAFMLPVATPPNAIAFSYGNLKVMDMAKTGFILNFVGVLTVNIAINTWGVPMFQLDTFPSWANVTKAP
- the slc46a1 gene encoding proton-coupled folate transporter — protein: MDESDTAAILPGDVLDATSAEDRPSSSCGHRDEDDAPTTTTNTTGCSARPPPLACPLPVSVEPVLFLSMFSLALQAPLSTQYLWDRISEDLGYNGSKRSECGNSSASPDPLQKEVETLTAHWNLYISLAGFSVGLLVVPFLGSWSDRAGRRPVLILPNFGLALQAVVYLVVMYLKLPVVYFLLGRMLSGLSGDFNAILAGCFAYVADTSDRRSRTFRVAVLEACLGLSGMLASIIGGQWRRAQGYINPFWLVLATNLAAAMYAYLFVRESVLPDPGAKLLTTRHYKAVWQLYSTGGSSSEAGGRFHRSKLWLYTLCFFLVVTVHFGSRELYVLYELSSPLCWGPALIGYGSAAQHLAYLTSLLGLKLMQLCLEDSWVAIVGLASNVIGLVVFSVADTTQLMFMGYGLCFLFMAATPVLRSKLSKLVDPSEQGALFASVACVESLCFLVGSGIFNSLYPATLHFMKGFTFLFAAVILFIPAGIIGTLQCLDQRRDQRDSAAS